DNA from Romeriopsis navalis LEGE 11480:
CTGAATTATCCGAAGCATATTGTCGCTTTCGTCGGAGTCGCTCGCTCAACTAGGCATGACAAAGTGGCCATTGGCCTGCGGCTCAAAGGGCCAAACTTGCACGACAGCATCAAGATTGAGCGGGCCATAGAGGTGTGGAAATGTCCCATGTCCAGGAACTGTGTCATAACGTAACTCCGCCGCGAGCTGAGCCGGCTCGATGCCCAGTAAGAGTAATCCCGATGTTTGGGCGTAAAACTGACTCGCGACCCACAGCACCTGCGATCGTTCAGACAAATGAATAAACCCTTCAGTCTCCAGCGAGGGAGCCCGATAATCACCGCTGGATTGGGCGGCTGACCAAATGGATTGTTCTGTAATGTGAAAAATCATAAAATCAGATGTAAATCAACGTAATCTTGTCAAATCTAGGGAGTCGCGATCTTGCCGCTGCCCGCGCACTCCCGGAACGCTCGCTCATTATGGAGTCGTGGCATGTGAACACTAACGCTCAAACACCAGCTACGTTACATTTTCCTGACATTTTAAGCACCTCACCAATCCTTACCAGTCATGATAGTGGTTGGTCAGATCTGAGCTTAGAAATGCATCATCTACCCAAAGGTGGAACACCGTCTATATGTCTCGATCATCATATTATTGGGATTAATATGAGTCGATCGATTGATTGTGAGTTTGAAGTTGAGGGGAAGATCCGCAAATTCGGCTTGTTGTCCGGCGAGATGAATATTATGCCGGCGGGTTATACGTTTAGCACCTACTGGAATCGTGAAATCAGCGCCACCACGGTGAATCTTTCCAAACAATTACTCAATCGGAATGCGGTTGAACTATGTGCAATCGATCAAGTTGAATTGATTCCGCGCTTGGACGTAAATGATCCACTGATTACCCAGATTGCTGTGACCTTGAGTCGGATCGTTAAGGATCACCAAGATGATGCCCAGCAAATGTATGTCAAAACAATGGCAAATGCCTTGGCGGTGCATCTATTACGGAACTATGCCACCCAAGAAACACAGAAGATTCGATCGATTGGACCATTATCACCGCGTCAGCTAAAGCATGTCTTAGACTACATCAATGCGTCTTTAGAGCATCGGATCGAGTTACGCGAGTTGGCCGCGCTGACCGAACTGAGTCAATATTACTTTGCCCGTTCTTTTAAACAGGCTATTGGGGTCAGTCCACATCAATATGTGATTCAACAGCGGGTTGAGCGTGCCAAACGCCTATTACGTGCGAATAGGATGAGTATTAGCGAAGTGGCAGTTGCAGTTGGATTTAGTCATCAAAGTCATCTGACGCGGCATTTCAAGCGCTTGACTGGTGTCACCCCAAAAACCTTTCAACAAACATAATTGCGGCGGCAATTGATCAGCGCTGAGCGTATCCTCAAGCCGCGTTTAGCGGCTTTCCGGTCGGCACATCGAAACAGGCCCATTGCCCTGGTGGATTAATCCTCTTTCAGCCGAGTCGCAAAGTTTTTCTGGCGGTTAGGTGATAGTGATCGCGCTTTAACAATTGATGCAGCGAGGAACGCATAGGACAACATCCCGACGATTGCTAATAGAACTGGATTTACGCCACCCATAGTATTCCAAAGTGCATGTAAGCCGGCCGCTGTGATGTAGCCAATTCCTAAGATCCGCCAACGTGATCTTGGCCGCAGGACTGAGAGTCCGATGAAATAACCAAAGTAGCCGCTATAGGCCATATGCCCAGAAATTGCTCCCAGCAAACGCGGAATCAGCAGCTGTAATCCCCGCAACTGACCGGCTTCAAATTGAGCACTTTGGATGATTTCTGGCACATATTGGCCCAAGGTCTCACTCATCGTAAATCCGATCGCTGAAGCCGCTCCGAGTAAGATGCCATCCAACGGTTCCGTAATTCCCCAGCGATTTTTGACGGCGGGTTTGGCGCCACGACTCAAGCCCAAAATCAAAAAGAGCGGTACGACTTTCAACAACTCCTCCATCAAACCCGCACCGAAAAACATCCGCACGAGCCGGACTGGAAAACTCAGCGCGCTGGGGTTCGTTGGGACGGCACCGGGTAAAACATCACGAAACCACCAGATAAACAGTTGTAAGAGTGGACTGCGCAACAGCAGCATGGTCATTAATGCTGTGCCTAGCAGTAAAATCGGCGGTTTCTCTTTGCCGCAAAGTTGATAAATCACGTAGTAACAACCGATCGCCAAGAAGCTGGCCAGCAGTAAGTTAAATGCCCGTGGGACATCGATAGTCATAAACATCGCCACCACAAATGTGACGACGATTGCCCCAGGCATCAAATAGGCCTTACGACGAAGATCTAAGCCATTGGACAGGATGGGAAATAGTTGCGTGAGTGTAATATCTGCTTCGTTGGTTTTGGCGACACTCAGAGGGCGATTGGCTGTTTGGTCGGGTAATGGCTGGGGCACACGGCGTGGCAATCGACGACCCGGCTGACCGATTGGTGCGACTGGTCGACGGGGGATCAGCTCAAAGATAAATTTGGGGCCGTCTTGTCCCAAAGTAATGCAGTCGCCGTGCTTGAGCGTCTGACAGCCCTGGAGTTTCTGTTGATTCAGATAGGTGCCATTGGCACTATTCAAGTCACATAGCCACCAATTTGCCCCATCGTTGGTCGTATTTGCCGGTTCATAGCGCAGTTCCGCATGCCGGCGTGAAACCATGCCATACGTATTCGAGTCAATCACGATTTGACCACTGGGTTCGCGCCCGATCGCCACAATCTGATCAAGCGGGAGCTGGGCCTGCTCAGGATTCACCCCCGTCTGACCATCGGGGCGATTGGATTGATGCCGGAGTAATGCGATCGGGTTCGCGTTATCCATCATTGCCCCGGTCGGCTCAAGCGATCCGGCACCACAGCATTAACGGGAAATAACACAACAACCATCACAACGTTCGATTGGCCTATAGATTAGCGCGAGCATCTTTGACTGCCATCACAAATGACACAATCCCGATCGGAATGCTAGCAACCAGAATGCCGATGGTTGGATTCATGCCAAAATCTGGCTGCCCCGACGTAATTTCAAATATGCTCCCCACGGCTGAAATACCGCAGATACAGGCAATTCCCAGAAACAATCCACTTTTTGGTGTCATCATGGCGTTCAAATCCTCGAATGATATAGACTGCTTTTCTGCCTTCATGCGGCAGTGGCAGAGATTTTAGAATTAGTCTATTTGAGCAAAGGCATATTCTATTCCGTGCCTTGATGCCACCGCAACTGCCGCGGCGTGCAAGAACGTTGAAGCACCTAGGCTAATGGTTTAACCGCTTTGGGACTAAACCCCTGTTTGGCCAGTTCTTGATCAAGGGCGAGGCGGTTATCGACGCGATCGACAAACATGACGCCATTCAAATGATCGATTTCATGTTGAATCACACGGGCAAGGATGCCATCCGCTTTGAGTTTTTGCAGTCGGCCCGATTCATCTTTGTAAGTTACTTCAATCGCATCCGGACGCACAACATCAGCAAAAACACCAGGAACACTGAGGCAACCCTCTTGATCCTTGGCCAATTCGCTGCCAAATTTTTTAATCTCAGGATTAATCAACACATAGGGCTTAGCCTCGGGATCCTCAAGCTCACAGTCAATGACAACGAGTTGCTTATGAATTCCGACTTGCGGTGCCGCTAATCCAATGCCATCTTGGCTATACATAGTTTGCAGCATCTTCCGAACCGTTTCGCGTAGCTCATCATCAATTTTGGTGACGCGCTTGGCCGGCTGGCGTAAGACTTTATCCCCGAGTTCGTGGACTTCAAGCGGGGGATGCTTGAGCTTCTTTTTCTCGACTACGATGCTACTGGTTGCCATGAATCTCGTCTAATTGAC
Protein-coding regions in this window:
- a CDS encoding DUF952 domain-containing protein, which translates into the protein MIFHITEQSIWSAAQSSGDYRAPSLETEGFIHLSERSQVLWVASQFYAQTSGLLLLGIEPAQLAAELRYDTVPGHGTFPHLYGPLNLDAVVQVWPFEPQANGHFVMPS
- a CDS encoding PrsW family glutamic-type intramembrane protease — its product is MDNANPIALLRHQSNRPDGQTGVNPEQAQLPLDQIVAIGREPSGQIVIDSNTYGMVSRRHAELRYEPANTTNDGANWWLCDLNSANGTYLNQQKLQGCQTLKHGDCITLGQDGPKFIFELIPRRPVAPIGQPGRRLPRRVPQPLPDQTANRPLSVAKTNEADITLTQLFPILSNGLDLRRKAYLMPGAIVVTFVVAMFMTIDVPRAFNLLLASFLAIGCYYVIYQLCGKEKPPILLLGTALMTMLLLRSPLLQLFIWWFRDVLPGAVPTNPSALSFPVRLVRMFFGAGLMEELLKVVPLFLILGLSRGAKPAVKNRWGITEPLDGILLGAASAIGFTMSETLGQYVPEIIQSAQFEAGQLRGLQLLIPRLLGAISGHMAYSGYFGYFIGLSVLRPRSRWRILGIGYITAAGLHALWNTMGGVNPVLLAIVGMLSYAFLAASIVKARSLSPNRQKNFATRLKED
- the def gene encoding peptide deformylase produces the protein MATSSIVVEKKKLKHPPLEVHELGDKVLRQPAKRVTKIDDELRETVRKMLQTMYSQDGIGLAAPQVGIHKQLVVIDCELEDPEAKPYVLINPEIKKFGSELAKDQEGCLSVPGVFADVVRPDAIEVTYKDESGRLQKLKADGILARVIQHEIDHLNGVMFVDRVDNRLALDQELAKQGFSPKAVKPLA
- a CDS encoding helix-turn-helix domain-containing protein, which encodes MNTNAQTPATLHFPDILSTSPILTSHDSGWSDLSLEMHHLPKGGTPSICLDHHIIGINMSRSIDCEFEVEGKIRKFGLLSGEMNIMPAGYTFSTYWNREISATTVNLSKQLLNRNAVELCAIDQVELIPRLDVNDPLITQIAVTLSRIVKDHQDDAQQMYVKTMANALAVHLLRNYATQETQKIRSIGPLSPRQLKHVLDYINASLEHRIELRELAALTELSQYYFARSFKQAIGVSPHQYVIQQRVERAKRLLRANRMSISEVAVAVGFSHQSHLTRHFKRLTGVTPKTFQQT